One Luteolibacter arcticus DNA segment encodes these proteins:
- the ccoN gene encoding cytochrome-c oxidase, cbb3-type subunit I: MNAATARTTTITYDDRTVRQFMIASILWGIVGMLVGVICATQLSWWQMNGKFLEAISFGLFKGDGLQYITFGRLRPLHTNAVIFAFVGNMAFAGIYYSTQRLCKTRTASDLLSKIHMWGWQLIILAAAITLPAGLTRGKEYAELIWPINIAVAVVWVIFAINFFWTLSKRNEPSLYVALWFYIATIVTVAMLYIVNHLSIPTSWVHSYPIFGGLQDGLVQWWYGHNAVAFFLTTPILGIMYYFLPKAANRPVYSYRLSIVHFWSLVFIYIWAGPHHLLNTSLPRWLQMLGMLFSLMLWAPSWGGMLNGLLTLRGAWAKLRSDPVIKFFAAGITFYGMATFEGPLLSIRAVNALSHYTDWTIGHVHAGALGWNGFMAAGMFYWLAPRLWKTRLWSESWANMHFWIGLVGILLYVAAMWTAGITQGLMLGQVAEGGTTLKYEFVETLKAIQLTYILRSVGGTLYLIGFVMCAVNIFRTARSGRPVDETVEVTVPEKEHDRLRLGEALFRDPVAYAVAGVVMMVLWFFLPKGADMAALLLVVLICIQGVKTFKREGAKWDHWHESLLKNYLPFTVLVFVAVAIGGGVQIVPSLLVNREKNIEGRLQDLYTPLELAGRDLYVNEGCYNCHSQMIRTLVPDVMRYGRAGVKDDYSHLGESLYDHPYQWGSKRTGPDLAREGGPLVAGSEHVRAGKRDNKWHWFHFMNPRWANEDSNMPAYPWLYEEKTDFKSLPGKIAVQRRLGVPFPAWTKDEIDQQAREQGMAIARSLFEGDAPVGYEPMKTASKEELLRHFSESRVVALIAYVQKVGSYHEIEKKDMPEAIPLDPDSYRKLTEHAREVHEARTSSTTKETPLHP; encoded by the coding sequence ATGAACGCTGCCACTGCCAGAACGACGACCATCACCTATGACGACCGCACGGTGCGGCAGTTCATGATCGCCTCCATCCTGTGGGGCATCGTGGGCATGCTCGTGGGCGTGATCTGCGCCACCCAGCTCTCGTGGTGGCAGATGAACGGGAAATTCCTTGAGGCCATCAGCTTCGGCCTCTTCAAGGGCGATGGCCTGCAATACATCACCTTCGGCCGGCTCCGCCCGCTGCATACGAATGCAGTGATCTTTGCCTTCGTCGGGAACATGGCTTTCGCGGGGATCTACTACTCCACGCAGCGGCTTTGCAAAACACGCACCGCCTCCGACCTGCTTTCCAAGATCCACATGTGGGGCTGGCAGTTGATCATCCTGGCCGCGGCGATCACGCTGCCCGCGGGACTCACGCGGGGGAAGGAATACGCCGAGCTGATCTGGCCCATCAATATCGCCGTGGCCGTCGTATGGGTGATTTTCGCGATCAACTTCTTCTGGACCCTTTCGAAACGGAATGAGCCGAGCCTGTATGTGGCGCTCTGGTTCTACATCGCCACCATCGTCACGGTGGCGATGCTTTACATCGTCAACCATCTCTCGATCCCCACCTCGTGGGTGCATTCTTATCCCATCTTCGGCGGCTTGCAGGACGGGCTGGTGCAGTGGTGGTACGGACACAATGCCGTGGCCTTCTTCCTGACGACCCCGATCCTGGGGATCATGTACTATTTCCTGCCGAAGGCGGCGAACCGGCCGGTCTATAGCTACCGGCTGTCGATCGTCCACTTCTGGTCGCTGGTCTTCATCTACATCTGGGCGGGTCCGCACCACCTGCTGAATACCTCGCTCCCGCGATGGCTCCAGATGCTGGGGATGCTGTTTTCGCTCATGCTCTGGGCTCCCTCCTGGGGTGGCATGCTCAATGGCCTGCTCACCTTGCGCGGGGCATGGGCGAAACTCCGCAGCGATCCTGTGATCAAGTTCTTCGCTGCCGGGATCACCTTTTACGGGATGGCCACTTTCGAGGGTCCCTTGCTCTCGATCCGTGCGGTCAATGCGCTGTCACACTACACCGACTGGACGATCGGCCACGTGCATGCCGGTGCGCTCGGCTGGAACGGCTTCATGGCGGCGGGCATGTTCTACTGGCTCGCGCCGCGGCTGTGGAAGACCCGGTTGTGGTCGGAGTCGTGGGCGAACATGCACTTCTGGATCGGCCTGGTGGGCATCCTCCTCTACGTCGCCGCGATGTGGACCGCGGGCATCACGCAGGGGCTCATGCTCGGCCAAGTGGCGGAGGGCGGCACCACGCTCAAGTATGAATTCGTGGAGACGCTGAAGGCGATCCAGCTCACCTACATCCTGCGCTCGGTCGGTGGCACGCTGTATCTGATCGGCTTCGTAATGTGTGCCGTGAACATCTTCCGAACCGCCCGCTCCGGCAGGCCGGTGGACGAGACCGTGGAAGTCACCGTGCCGGAGAAGGAGCACGACCGCCTGCGCCTGGGCGAAGCGCTGTTCCGGGATCCGGTGGCTTATGCGGTGGCTGGCGTGGTGATGATGGTGCTGTGGTTCTTCCTGCCAAAGGGGGCGGACATGGCCGCGCTGCTCCTAGTGGTGCTGATCTGCATCCAGGGGGTGAAGACCTTCAAGCGCGAGGGGGCCAAGTGGGACCACTGGCACGAAAGCCTGCTGAAGAATTACCTGCCCTTCACCGTCCTGGTCTTCGTGGCGGTGGCGATCGGCGGCGGCGTGCAGATCGTGCCCTCGCTGCTGGTGAACCGCGAGAAGAACATCGAGGGCCGCTTGCAGGATCTCTACACGCCGCTCGAACTGGCCGGGCGGGATCTCTATGTGAACGAGGGCTGCTATAACTGCCACTCCCAAATGATCCGCACGCTGGTGCCGGACGTGATGCGCTACGGACGTGCGGGGGTGAAGGACGACTACTCGCATCTCGGTGAGTCGCTCTACGACCATCCCTACCAGTGGGGTTCCAAGCGCACCGGTCCCGATCTCGCCCGCGAGGGCGGGCCGCTGGTCGCCGGGTCCGAACACGTCCGCGCCGGCAAGCGCGACAACAAGTGGCACTGGTTCCACTTCATGAATCCCCGCTGGGCGAACGAAGACTCGAACATGCCCGCCTACCCATGGCTCTACGAGGAGAAGACCGACTTCAAGTCCCTGCCCGGCAAGATCGCGGTACAGCGCCGTCTCGGCGTGCCCTTCCCGGCGTGGACGAAGGATGAGATCGACCAGCAGGCCCGCGAGCAGGGCATGGCCATCGCGCGGTCGCTTTTCGAGGGCGACGCACCCGTGGGCTAC